CGCTTAAAGGTCATTTCCACTTACGCAGTCGGGGTTGATAATATTGATGTAGCCTATGCCACTAAAAAGTGTATCATCGTCACTAATACGCCGGGCGTCTTAACCGAGGCCACGGCCGAGGTAACCTGGGCTCTGCTCTTTGCCTGCGCCCGCCGGGTGGCTGAAGCAGACCGCTATGTCCGGGCCGGCAGATTCGCTGGACGCAGTCCCTTCGGGTTCAAGGGTTGGGGCCCGACCCTCTTGCTGGGACGGCTGATGGGCGGCAAAACATTGGGCATCATCGGAGCCGGCAGAATCGGCCAGTCCGTGGCCAGAAAGGCCCGCGCCTTCGGGATGAAGGTTCTGTATTTCAACCGCTCTAAAGAGCCATCCTTTGAGCGAGCCACCTCAGCCCAAAAGGTATCGCTTAAAACACTGCTCAGGAAATCTGATTTCATCACCCTGCACCTGCCATTAACCAAGTATACCAGATACTTTATCGGGCTGAAGGAATTGCGGCAGATGAAACAGACGGCATACTTTGTCAACGTGGCCCGAGGGCCGATTGTCCGGGAGGCGGATTTGGTCTATGCCCTGAAGCATAATCTCATTGCCGGCGCTGGTCTGGATGTCTATGAGCACGAGCCCAAGGTCCATCCGGGCCTGCTCAAGCTGGATAATGTGACTCTGCTGCCCCATCTGGGCAGCGCCACCGTGGAATCGCGCACCAGGATGGCCGAGATTGCGGCAGATAATATCGTAGCGGTACTAAAGGGCAGAAAACCGCTGTTCAGGGTTAAATAGCAACCACAGATTACGCAGATTTCACAGATTAAATGTATAGTTATTCAGAAAAGGTCGTTTTGGGATTGGTGATAACTATCCTGTTTATTGTCGGGCTGTTATTTAGTTTAAGCAACAAACCGGTATCAGGGATTCTGGCGCAGGAGCGCAAGTTTTTCCTGATAAACATCAACCAGGCCAGCGCAGAGGAATTACGCCTGCTTCCTTATGTCTCGGACAGTATGGCCGAAGAGATTATCAGATACCGCACGGAAAAAGGATTATTCGAAAACATAGACGAGTTGTCTGAAATAAATGGAATCGGCCCGATCAAACTGAAACGGATGAAGAAATACCTGCGCCTCTAACCATCCATTCTTGATGTATCAAATGCCACGTTAGAAGCGGCAGTAGTCTTGTCAACATCATCCCGGATTTTGTCTTCCAGAAGTATCTTCTTGTCTTTTATCTGCTTAGTTTCACCGATGAGATATTCCAATTTCTTCTGGATAAATGTGGTGTCATATTTACCGTCCTGGAAATCCCGGTCGTTCATCATGGCTAAATGGAAAGGGATATTGGAATTGATGCCCACGATGACATATTCATAAAGCGCCCGTTTCATCCGCTCCAACGCCTCGTTCCGGTCCCGGCCCCAGGCAATGACCTTGGAAACCAGCGAGTCGTAATCCGTGGTAATAAGCGAATTGCTGTAGATACCGCTGTCAATTCGGACGCCGATGCCGCCCGGCGCCCGGTAGGCCTTTAAGCGCCCCACGCTGGGATAGAAATTATTGAGCGGGTCCTCGGCATTTATCCGGCATTCAATCGCCCAGCCCCGGTGATTGATCTCCGATTGCTTGAAACTCAAAGGATTGCCGGCGGCCACCAGAATTTGTTCCTTAACCAGGTCTATCCGGGTATGAATTTCGGTGATGGTATGTTCCACCTGCAGACGGGTATTTATCTCGATGAAGTAAAATTCGCCGTTGTGATACAGGAATTCGGCTGTGCCGGTGTTCTGATAGCCCACCTGTTTGGCCATCGCCTGGATAAGATTGACCATTTTATCCCGTTCCGGCTCGGTTATGGCCGGCGAAGGCGACTCCTCAATGAGCTTGCGGTGCCTCATCTGAATGGAACATTCGCGCTCGTCAAAGCAAACCACGTTACCAAATTTATCAGCCATGAACTGGAATTCAATGTGCTTGGGGCCGGCAATAAATTTCTCTATAAATATTTCATTATTCCCAAAGGTTGATTGGGCGGTTGACTGCGCCAGTTCAAACATCCGGGTCATCTGATTTTCCTCTTCCACGATATACATGCCCCGGCCGCCGCCGCCGCCCGCCGCCTTAAGGATGACCGGATAACCTATCAGTGATGCGGCCTTGATCGCATCCGGCGGATTCTGAATTGCGCCTTCGCTGGTAGGAATGATATTCACCCCGCACTTTTTGACGATGAACTTGGCGTTGATTTTATTGCCCAGCATCTCCATTACGATGCTCTGGGGCCCGATGAAGGCGATACCGGCCGATTCGCAAGCCGCGGCGAATTTGGGATTCTCGGACAGAAATCCGTAGCCCGGATGAATCGCATCGACCCCAGCCTTACCGGCCACTTCCATAATCTTGCCAATATTGAGGTAACTCTGGGATACCTCAGCCGGTCCAAGAAAGTAACTTTCATCGGCGTATTTGGTGAAAAGCGAGTCCCGATCTGCTTCGGAATAGACGGCCACGCTCCTGATGCCCAGTTCCCGGCAGGCCCGCATCACCCGGATGGCAATCTCGCCGCGATTGGCCACCAAAATCTTCTTGAATAAATTCATGTATTTTCAGATTGCCTGCTGACAGGCAAACAATGAACAGATTCCCGCCTTCGCGGGAATGACATCACTAAGGGGATTTTTCAACAGTATCACCTAGTCGCCAACGCCGGTCGGGGTATTGTCCCCGCTTGAGGGGATAGCGGGTGTCGGGGTTGTCGGGACAGTAGCCGGCGCCGGTGTAGTATTGCTGCTTGACTCGCTTGGCGTCGTCGTGGTTTTCTTGGGCGCTGTCTTCTTGGTGCTGGTCTTGGGTTTAGATTCCTTTTTGGGCGCGTCGGGAATAAGGAGTTTCCAGCCCGGCTGCAAGCTTGTTTCACGGGTGGCCATCTTATCGCGGTTGGCCTCGAATATCAAATCGGTCTTGGTATTATCGTTGTAATACTTACGGGCCAGTTTCCAGAGCGTATCACCCTTGACCACCTTGTGGTATTTAGTTCCGGTGGTTGCCGGGGTATAAGTGCCGGTCATGGTATCAGTGGCCGCCGGCGCGGTAGTCCGGTAGGACGTGTCAGAGGCATCCGGAATGGTCAGCACCATGCCGACTTTGAGTTTACTGGGATTCTGGAGTTTGTTGGCATCCTGAATCATCTTCCATTTGGTGCCATCGTTGTAGAAATGCTGGGCGATTATCCAGAGGGTATCGCCCGGCTTTACGGTATACGAGGTTGAAGTGGGCTGGACCGGCGTCATCGCGGTATAAAACGGGTCCAATCCGCCGGTTGAAGAAATCGAATCGTAATAGGTCGGAACGCCGGCCAGACCGGTGGATGTTAGGCCAGCCAGATCGGTCGGGCTAATGGGTTCAATAAGAGAGGATGTGGTCTCAGGCGTGGTGCCGTTAAATAATCCCAGTTGCCAGAAGACAATGCCCAGGATGACCAAAAAGACAACAACGATGACTGCTAAAGCGGTTACTGGTTTCATATTTACTCCTTTTCATATAGCGTAGAGTGTAGAGCGTAAATCAACATCGGCTTTACGCTCCAGGCTCTATGCCTGCTTTACTTCTACTTTATCCCTGTCCCGCTTGCCGATCAGCAAGGCGGAGGCGATAAAGATACTGGAATAGGTTCCGACCACCGCGCCGATCATCATCGGGAAGGCGAAGGAAGCAATGCCCCCACCGCTACGCGCCGTGATGCCAAAGAGTATCGTCACGGTCAGGAACACGGTCAACGAGGTCCAGATAGTCCGGCCCAGGGTCTCGTTGATACTCCGGTTTACGATATTAAAAAGCGTCTCCCCTTTCAATAGTTTAATGTTCTCCCGGATGCGGTCAAAAACCACGATGGTATCATTAACAGAATAACCGATGATTGTCAAGAAAGCGGCCACGGACGAAAGATTTATTTCCAGCGACATTCCGGCTGATTTGGGCACCAGCATATTAAAGACGATAATCGCGCCCAGGGAAATCAGGACGTCGTGCACCAGGGCAATAACCGCGGCCAGGCCGAACTTGAATTCGAACCTTACCGCTAAATAAAGAATCATCCCCAGCCAGGACAGGATGATGGCAATGACCGCATTGCGCTGGATTTCCCGGGCCACCATGCCGCCGATATTCTCCACCCGGGAGAACGGGCCGGCCGAAAAACCCATTTCCTCGCGGACAATCTTTTCCAAGGCCATATCGTTATCTTCCTTAAAATAGATGTAGTGTTTCTTGGTTTCTGCGGTGGCGGTCGGCGTAACGCCGAGCGCCGACTCTTCTTCCGCCACCATAGACGGCTCAGAGAACCCGTCTTTGACGCAGCGGTTTTTAAGCTTTTCCTTAACGGCATTAATATCACTGTTAGCCGGCAGCTCCACGGTTATCCGATAGCGGTAGTCCCTGATTTTGGTAACCGAGGTTGATGAGACGATGCGGTCCGGGGCAATCTTGTCAGCGAATGATTTCTGCAGGTCGGCCTTAAATTCCTGGACCTTATCCGCCGTAGTGACAAACTTGGTCCGAATCTGGAATTCATTGGAGGAGTACTGGGCCTGGTTAAAGACGGACGTGACTGACGACTTGACATCGCCCTTGATCTGGGTCAAGACGCTCTGGACCTCGGCATCCGGGTATTTAGATACTTTGGCGTTGGTGGCCGGGTCAAGCGCGGTAATCCCGCGGATGGTATCCCGAATCTGGCCGATATCAGCCGACTTGGCAAGATTAATATTCACCACCGTCCCGCCGGTAAAGTCAATACCGTAATTCTCCTGTCCTTTTGAGAAAAAGAGCGCCACCGCTAATATAACCAGAATGATGGAAACGACTTTGAATATTCCGGCCTTCTGCATAAACGGCACATTGGCCTTGGCGAATATCTGCAACATGGAGAAATTCTTGAGCAAACCGGCTTCAATAAACGCCTTAAGCATTACCTTGGAGGCGAAATAGCCGGTGAACAGCGTGGTGATGATGCCGACGCACAGAACGATGGCAAAACCCTTAAGCGGCCCGGTGCCGAAGTAATAAAGGATAATACCGGCCAAAAGCGTGGTCAGGTTGGCGTCAAAGACGGTGACCAAGGCCCGGTTAAAACCGGATTCAAAGGCGGCATTGGTGTCTTTGCCTTTCTTGACCTCCTCCCTAATACGCTCATAGAAAATGATATTGGAATCAACCGCCATGCCCAAGGTCAGGACCAGGGCGGCAATGCCCGGCAGGGTCATGGTGGCGCTGAAGAATGAAAGAATGCCCACCAGCAGGATAAAGTTCATGGCCATGGCCATAATGGCGATGAGCCCGGAAAGGTGATAGTAAATCAGCATAAAGAGAATCACCGCGCCGACCGCCAGGATGAATGAAATGATGCCCCGATTGACCGCGTCCTCGCCCAACGACGGACCGACGTAATTCTCGCTGACAATCTCCAGGGAGGCCGGCAAACTGCCGGAACGAAGAACGGTGGCCAGGTCCAGCGACTGCTGGGCCGTGAAGCGCCCGGTGATGATGCCCTCGCCGCCGGTAATCGGGGTGTTTATCAGGGGCGCCGAAACCAGTTTATTATCCAGGATAATGGCCAGGCGCCGGGCATTGTCCTCGCCCACCACACTCTTGGCGTGATCCTGGGTGACCTTGCCAAATACCCTGGTCCCATATTGGTCAAACTTGAATTCGACCACCAGCCCTTCCATCTGGACAAAGCGGGTGCCGGCGCTGACAATATGCTCGCCGGTCAACTCGACCTTACTGCTGACCAGAACCCGCATGCCGTGTTCTGACGAATCCTTGGCATCCTCTTTTTCATACCAGGCATATCCCGGAGGCGCGGTCGGGAATTTTTCCTTGTAATCATCGACGATTTTGGGGTCGGCCTCTAATTTGAATTCCAGCCGCCCGCTGGAACTGACAATCTTCTTGACCCGTTCCGCCTCGGCCATATCCATCCCGGGCAGCTGAATCAGGATCTGGTCGGTGCCGTATTTCTGGATGCGCGGCTCTTTTAAGCCGTAAAGATTGATACGGCGTTCAATGATTTCCTTGGCCTTATCGGTATATTCGCCGATCTTTCCCTCGGGCACCCCCTCCTTTTTAAGGGCCAGGCGCAGTTCCGAACCGCCCCGGAGGTCAAGCCCGGGCTGGATCTGCTTGCCCTCAAACATCTCGCCCGGCCCGAAGAGCGGTTTTTCATTGCTGGGATAGGCAATATAGCCGGCAATGCCGACAATAATCAGAATCAGGAATAATTGCCATTTTGATGTTTCACTCATTGATAAATCTCCTTAAACACGAATCACACGAATAAAAGCGAATATAACGAATGATAACCACATCCGCGTCGCTCGTGGCGCCAGCAGGCGCTATATTTTTCTCCCATGTTATTTTATTCAAGCCTTAAAATCCGGGTAATCTGTTTACCCCGCACATAAATTATGTGCGGGGCGGGTCTGCGTCCTATATTATTCAGCTGGAGCTGTTTTTTCCACGCCGATAATGGCGCTCTTGGCCAGTTTTACCCTGGTATTATTGGAATCGTCTATCTTCAGGGTGACCTCGTTATCCTTGACCCCTATCACGGTGCCATAGATGCCACCGGTGGTCAGGACATAATCGTTCTTCTTGACATTCTGAATCATACCCAACCGTTCCTGTTCCTTCTTTCTCTGCGGGCGGAGCACTAGAAAATAAAATATGACCATTATCGGAAGTATAAAGAAAAGAAACATTGACATGATATCGCCACCAGGACTTTTAGTTGCCTGGGCTATTTGTTCACAGTGAACGTAGTGAACCTGAAAGACATTCATCCTAAATCCTTTCGCTTGCGTTCAGCCGCTGGCTGAGCCGCGCGGTCACGCAGTAGCGTGTTCGCTTCATTATGATAGTACGGCTGTTAGAAGCCGGCTCTAACGGGCAGTAATAACACTGTCCGTATAAAACGATGTATTATATACACCAACGGCAGGCAGGCAAGAAATTTATATAAAATTGCGAGATTATTTATTTTTGCCTTGACCCGGCATATAAATAATGTTTTAATGTCCTCCGACAGACTCACTCACCCTCTGTGCGCAGGAGAAGGATTTACCCAGCCCTTACACGCAGGGGCTGAGTTTACCTAATATTTTTATGCTTGGGGTTGACAAAAGCGGTTTAATGTGTATATTATATAGGGAGAAGATATGAAGCCAATGCCTGTACAAAAAGCTGGGTTTACCCTAATAGAAGTGGTTATCGCCATGATTCTGCTATCCGTGGGATTATTAACCCTGCTCTCGGTGACGATGAGCGGGATGCTCCAGCGGGAGGTCACCAGGGAATACGACGTGGCCCGCGAAGCCGCCTTTGCCAAGATAGAGGAAATCAGGACCCAGGATTTTCCTGATTTACTTTCCGCTCCTTACAGCGGCACCTATTTTGCGGTGGCCGGCTTAATTACACCAACTGGCTGGGCAAACCCGGGTTTTATATCCGTTAATAATACCACCTCCAGCCTGTACGATATCACCGTTACCATCAGATGGCAAATCCAGGGCAATACCAGCGCTTTGGTCTATAATGAATATGTAACCAGGACCCTTATGACCAGGAGGTCAAAGGAGTGATTATAAGTTATGAATTATAAATCAAATTTGGGGTTTACCCCCACACCTATGCATCGGTGTGAAGGGTTTACCCTGGTTGAGGTCATTATCGTGATGTCCATACTGACAGTCATGATAGGCGGGGCAATGTATGTCCTGTTCAGCGGCCAGGAAATCTTTGACGAGGGTTCAACGACCTCCTTCCTGGAATCCCAGGCGGCCCGCCTGATAGATAAAATAAAGGATGATATCAGCGAGGGACTGGTTATTACCACCAGCAAGACCATTAATCCAATGTTTGGTGATTGGGAGATTTTTCCCTGTATCACCACTTCTTATGTAAGTCTTGCCATACGCGTCCCTGTCCAGGTTGGCGGGAATTACTGGGACCCGGCCACCGGCGCGGTTTACTGGGGCGCCTATGACAGTATTAACACCCCCCAGCAAAATTATTTTGTGTGGTATACTTTTTGGTTAAGAACACCTCTCAACGAATCAATTGACCGGAAGGACTACAATCAAGACGGAGACCTGAATGATACCTTTTTTCTGTGCGACCTGTATGAAACGTTATATACCGAATGGTGGGGGTGGCCGGCTAATCCTCGTTGGAACTGTATAATGAGTAATATTATAATAACCTGGTGGCCGGACCCAAAACCTTATTATGGCGATATCAACGGCGACGGGATAGACGACCCGGTCTTTACCCTGCTGGATAAAGACGGCAATGTTATCCAAGACCTCGCTACTACCGGCTCTGCTAAACGGCTCCGGCTCAATTTCTGGTTGGGCGGCAAGCTCGGCGCCAAGGGTAATCCAATACTGGTCAATACAAAAACCGAGATAACCCTGATAAATCCGCAACAGTAAACGAAAAGGCAAAAGATGCTATCTAACAGATTGTCCAAAAAAGACGGGTCGGCCATATTGGCCATACTTTTTATCATCGCCATTATCGCCGGACTGGGCATTGCGTATATAACCATTACCAGCGGCCAGCAAAGACAGGTGCAATCATCTATTGAAGACATAGAATATAACCAGGCCGTAGCCAGCGGTTTTGAGGTATCAAAGGCATTTCTGCTGGCCAAATATACCGCCGGCACGACCGGCTGGGACAATGAACTGGCTGCGAGCATCGCTAATTATTCCACTTATACGCCGGCCGCGTCTTCTATCATACCGCCGTCGCCATATACGCCCAATTACCAGTCCTGGTTTCAGTGGTGCCGGAACATTGATTATCATGGCAATACCTATTTTGTCCGGCTGGAAAACAATAATGACGGCGGCGGCCCGGCCAATGATGCGGATAACATCCTGAAGGTCACGGCTGAGGGCTGGGGCCAGGGAAACGACCCGCAGGACCGTTCGCAGCAAATAGTTCTGGAGGCAATGGTTACTTACCGGACCGACCCCTACAGGCCGACCAGCGCGGTGGTGGTGGGCGGCTCGCTCCAGATTTCCGGCAATGCCGCTATCAACGGAACCAACGGCTCGGTCCAGGCAAATGGCCCGGTCACCCTGACCGGCAGCGCCACGGTCGCCGGCGACGTCACCTCAACCGGCTCAATCTCAGCCCCGGGCGGAAGTATCGGCGGCTCAAGCAATCCCAATTCAGAAGAAACCGAAATACCCCCCATCAACCCAACCCAATATTCTTATCTGGCCACCCATACATTCAAGACCGACGGCAAGGTGTATGATAATTTAGGAGTTCAGATAGCCACCCCGGCCGGCTGGTCATACAGCGCCGGAACCCCCGTTTCCAGCGCGGCGCTGGGCGTCTGGACCAAGACCGGTAATGACACCTCGACTGCCGGCGTATTCTTCTTTGAGAACAGCGCGGTAAATATATCCGGCTCGCCCGGTTCGGCGGCCAGCCCCTGGCCGGTGACAATGATAGCCACCGGATATATCGACGTCTCGGGTACCCCTTCGCTGAAGCCAAATGCCGGCGGCGGCGGGATTGCCCTGATGTCCGGAGAGGATCTGAAGATGCGGGGCGGCGGAGGTAATCTCTACGATGTCGGACTCTATGCGGCCCACGAACAGATAAGCCTGAGGGGAACTCCGACCATTAAAGGGGTCGTGCTGGCTGAGGATTTCACAGATAGTTGTTCCCTGATTTCCACCACCAGCCAGGTGGATGTGGATATCAGCGGCAATACCGAGATTACCTATAACGGCGATTTGACCACTGTCCTGATTGACGGTAACCCGTATATTAAGGTGCTGGGGTTAAAGAAAAGTATCAAGGCAAAATATTAATAGATGATAAGTAGATAAAATGATAAGTTGATGGCGCCAGAAGCGCCATCAACTTATTAACACGCTACTGCGTGACCGTGAGCAATCGTCCGGTGGACGATGCGGAGCGAACTTATCACCTTATAAGCCAAATAAGGAGGTGTGTTATGAAATACCTAAATAATAAAGTGACTCCCGCCATTGGCGCCGAAGCGCCATGGCGCCCTAATGGCACTCATCGGCGGGACATAAGAGCCAGTAACGCTCCTCCGTCGCTAACTGGCTCTAATGACGGCACGGTAATGGTCCTGGTGATGATTATCACGGCAATAATAGCCGGATTGGGGGTGGCCTACATTACTACCACCACCGCGCAGCAAGAAATGGTTCATTCTTCCATTGACAATATCGGCTATGAAGAGGCCGCTTTCAGCGGTTTTGAGATTGCCAAGGCCTATTTGATATCCAAATACTCTTCGGGTTGGGATACCCAACTTGGCAACAGCAACACCTACTCGGGCACGTATACTGCCAATTCTGCATCCATCCAAAATGGGGCTTCTATTACTTACACCACCAATTATACCACCTGGTTTCAATGGTGCCGCAATGTTGATTACTACGGCAATACATATTTCGCTAAAATAGAAAATAATAACGATGGGGGCGGGGCAACGAATGATACGGATGGCATCCTGAAACTAACGGTTGAGGCCTGGGGCAACGGGAACAACCCCGATAACCGTTCACAGCAAATACTTCTGGAAGGAATGGTGAATTACACAGCCGAGATGATACCATACGAGCCGACCAGCGCCTTGGTGGTGGGCGGTTCATTAGAAATGACCGGAAACCCCACGATTACCGGGACTATGGGGTCTGTCCAGTCAAACGGTTCGGTTACTGTTACCGGCAGTTCCTACATCAACGGCGATGTCACGGCCGTGGGTTCGGTCTCTGCCCCGCCTGGCACTGTCAACGGAAGCAGCAATCCGAATTCAGAAGAAACAAACATACCGCCTATCAATCCTCCTGATTATAAGTATCTGGCAAACTATATATTTAAATCGGACGGCAATGTTTATGATGCCTCCAATAATCCCATAGCGACTCCGGCCGGCTGGGCTTACACGGCCGGCACCCCGGTTACCAGCACCGCGTCAGGCGTCTGGAAAAAGACCGGCAATACTAAAAACGACGGCGTATTTTACTTTGAGGATACCGCGGTAGATGTATCCAGTTCCCCGGGCTCAGCCGCTGACCCCTGGCTAGTAACCATGATAGCCACAGGGTATATTGACGTATCCGGCAGCCCGTCTATAAGCCCCAATCCGGCTGGCGGCGGAATCGGACTGCTGACCGGAGAAGACCTGAAGATGCGCGGTTCCGGCGGCAGTGTCTATGGCACCGGGCTTTATGCAGCGCACGAACAGGTATCACTGGTTGGCACCCCAAAAATTATCGGCACCGTATTGGCTGAAGACGCCATAGACACCTGCCAAAAGGTTTCCAGCGTAAATAATATCGACCTTTTTGGCACGATAACAGAAATAGCCGGAAACACTCTCCTTACCTATAACGGTGATTTAATCACCGTCTTGCAAACAATAGACGGCCATCCATATATCAAGGTGCTGGGGTTTAAGAAAAGGATTAAAGCGAGGTATTAAATAATTATGAAGTTAGAAATTAGAACTAAGCGAAGTGTGGGCAGCAAAGGAGCGGAACGAAGCTGGCAGTTAATTATTCTTTGTGCCCTTTGTGTCTTTGTGGTTAATTCTCTGCTCCTGCCTGCCGATGCGATTTATCTCAAAAACGGCCGGACCGTGGAAGGCAAAATCATCAGCGAGAACGATAAAGGGGTTACCCTGGAAATCGGCTACGGAACCGTCACCATAAACCGCGAATACATAAAAGAGGTGGTGGCCGAGGAATGGGTTCCGCCACAAGTGGCGCCGAAGCGCCATGGCGACCTTATGGCGCCACCGTCACCCGGGGAGGCAAAGCCGGCTACTAATACGCCGGTCAGCAATATCCAGGCGCTACTGGATTCATACGCCAAAACCCCTAAACAGAAAGAGCTTAACAAGGTTCTCGCGCAAATAATAAACCTGCCGGAAGACAAGGAACCCTGGGCGCTGTTTGAGGAACTGACCACCCAGAGCACCGATGAAACCGAATACCTCTTGCTCATCCTGAAAGAAGTCAAGGAACCGGTTATACTTAAATGGGTAATATTGTTATCAGGCAAACTCCAGATTCTGGCTGCGGTCAAGCCCTTATTTGAGTTATTGAACGGAAACAATGAGATGTTAAAGCTGGCCGTGCTGGACGCCCTGCGCTATATGAAAGACGTATCCACCGTTCATCTTTTGCGCGCTCAATTAGCCAAGGAAAAGTCGCCTAAAGTCAAGACCGCGATTATAAACAGCTTGTTTACGTCCGAAGACAAGGAATCACTCTCAATACTGGCGGATTATCTTGACGATACTGATAACGGGGTGCGCAAGGCCACGACCAATGCCATTGTTACTATTACCCGGAAATGCACGCCGGATGAATTGCGCTCGTATGATTTGCTGGGCCGGCTTAAGGACAAAGTATTATTTACCAGGCAAAAAGAAACCCGGCAGGAGATAATCAATATCTTCGGGCAACTCAAGAGCCCTGAAGCCGTGGAAACCCTGATGTCTTTCCTGACGGATGAGAACGCCGAGATCCGCAGCGAGTCAGCCATGGCGCTGGGCAGCATCGGCGACAAGAAAGCCACGGCCTTCCTGGTAGAACGTCTCCAGAAAGAGGAAGACGAATGGACCAAGATGCAGCTTATCGGCGCCTTGCAGAAGACCAATGACCAGTTGGCTATCCCGGCGATTATTGAAATGCTCCGCGACGACAAGGAAAAGGTCCGGCTCTGCGCCGCCCGGGCCCTGCGTAACATCACCCCTCATAACTTCGCCGAGGACTATAATAAATGGAAGGAATGGTGGGAGAAGGAACAGAAAAAATAGCTATTTTTCTTGACCCGGTATATAAATCTGGTATGTTGCGGACTAAAAGGAGTTCAGCTATGCTAAAAAAAATGTTATTCGTTTTAATCGCCCTGATCGGCTTGAGCGGTTGTATCGGCTACAATTACAAATGGGAACCGTCCTATACCGACGGCATGGAACACGAGAAATCGCATTTCCGCGCCTGGTGGCAGGATATGGGCAGTATCCACAAATTCTTTGACAAGCACCTGTTCAATCTGGACGAAGACGACCCGACCAGGTATTAGTGTGGTTCGCGGGATAGTCACCGGTTTTATAACTCATTTTCTGCAGTGTAGGTCCAATATCAAATTTTCCGTTTTCACCATTCCATCTCTCTTCCATAATGGACTTCAGGAGATTCCAACCAAAGGCAAGGATGGTTTTATATAAGCCCCATTCTG
The genomic region above belongs to Planctomycetota bacterium and contains:
- a CDS encoding prepilin-type N-terminal cleavage/methylation domain-containing protein, with the protein product MHRCEGFTLVEVIIVMSILTVMIGGAMYVLFSGQEIFDEGSTTSFLESQAARLIDKIKDDISEGLVITTSKTINPMFGDWEIFPCITTSYVSLAIRVPVQVGGNYWDPATGAVYWGAYDSINTPQQNYFVWYTFWLRTPLNESIDRKDYNQDGDLNDTFFLCDLYETLYTEWWGWPANPRWNCIMSNIIITWWPDPKPYYGDINGDGIDDPVFTLLDKDGNVIQDLATTGSAKRLRLNFWLGGKLGAKGNPILVNTKTEITLINPQQ
- a CDS encoding polymer-forming cytoskeletal protein, with translation MLSNRLSKKDGSAILAILFIIAIIAGLGIAYITITSGQQRQVQSSIEDIEYNQAVASGFEVSKAFLLAKYTAGTTGWDNELAASIANYSTYTPAASSIIPPSPYTPNYQSWFQWCRNIDYHGNTYFVRLENNNDGGGPANDADNILKVTAEGWGQGNDPQDRSQQIVLEAMVTYRTDPYRPTSAVVVGGSLQISGNAAINGTNGSVQANGPVTLTGSATVAGDVTSTGSISAPGGSIGGSSNPNSEETEIPPINPTQYSYLATHTFKTDGKVYDNLGVQIATPAGWSYSAGTPVSSAALGVWTKTGNDTSTAGVFFFENSAVNISGSPGSAASPWPVTMIATGYIDVSGTPSLKPNAGGGGIALMSGEDLKMRGGGGNLYDVGLYAAHEQISLRGTPTIKGVVLAEDFTDSCSLISTTSQVDVDISGNTEITYNGDLTTVLIDGNPYIKVLGLKKSIKAKY
- a CDS encoding HEAT repeat domain-containing protein; this encodes MKLEIRTKRSVGSKGAERSWQLIILCALCVFVVNSLLLPADAIYLKNGRTVEGKIISENDKGVTLEIGYGTVTINREYIKEVVAEEWVPPQVAPKRHGDLMAPPSPGEAKPATNTPVSNIQALLDSYAKTPKQKELNKVLAQIINLPEDKEPWALFEELTTQSTDETEYLLLILKEVKEPVILKWVILLSGKLQILAAVKPLFELLNGNNEMLKLAVLDALRYMKDVSTVHLLRAQLAKEKSPKVKTAIINSLFTSEDKESLSILADYLDDTDNGVRKATTNAIVTITRKCTPDELRSYDLLGRLKDKVLFTRQKETRQEIINIFGQLKSPEAVETLMSFLTDENAEIRSESAMALGSIGDKKATAFLVERLQKEEDEWTKMQLIGALQKTNDQLAIPAIIEMLRDDKEKVRLCAARALRNITPHNFAEDYNKWKEWWEKEQKK